The proteins below are encoded in one region of Thermosipho atlanticus DSM 15807:
- a CDS encoding carbohydrate ABC transporter permease: protein MTKTISKKWVPYILITPTLIYYIVFWLRPVISAIYYSFFDENNNIFTLNNYITIFKDEYFKQAVINTAIFVLISVTLEFIVALGLALIINKKFKGAQILLSIALIPMALPAVAVGAMWSSGFATYGWVNSLLYHLGLITENGKIAFLAGSDFQSLMLIILIDAWQVIPFMMVILLAGLQGLSKEAIEAGYIFGGSKFTVLRKITLPMLKPSIQTALILRIISAIQVWLIIVMIYGYRRIPVLLEEVVFYEEQLLGFYRVALAYSVIVAAIVSVVSVIYLKVSGAFEREEQ from the coding sequence TTGACAAAAACTATATCTAAAAAATGGGTTCCTTACATTTTGATAACTCCTACGTTGATCTATTACATAGTTTTCTGGTTAAGACCCGTAATTTCAGCTATTTATTATAGCTTTTTCGATGAAAACAATAATATTTTTACACTTAATAATTATATTACAATTTTTAAAGATGAATATTTCAAACAAGCTGTTATCAATACAGCAATTTTTGTTCTTATCTCAGTTACCTTAGAATTTATTGTAGCATTAGGTTTGGCGTTAATTATAAACAAAAAATTTAAAGGGGCACAGATTCTTTTATCTATTGCTCTTATACCAATGGCTCTTCCAGCCGTTGCTGTTGGCGCTATGTGGTCAAGTGGTTTTGCAACATATGGATGGGTAAATAGTTTACTCTACCACTTAGGACTAATTACTGAAAACGGAAAAATCGCTTTCCTAGCGGGAAGTGATTTTCAATCTCTTATGCTTATAATACTTATAGACGCGTGGCAAGTAATTCCATTTATGATGGTGATCTTACTTGCAGGTCTTCAAGGTCTTTCAAAAGAAGCTATAGAAGCTGGGTATATCTTTGGCGGTTCAAAATTTACCGTATTAAGAAAAATCACTTTGCCTATGCTAAAACCAAGTATCCAAACTGCGTTAATTTTAAGAATAATATCCGCAATTCAAGTGTGGTTAATTATTGTAATGATATATGGTTATAGAAGAATCCCTGTTCTATTGGAAGAGGTTGTCTTCTACGAAGAACAATTATTAGGTTTTTATAGAGTTGCTCTTGCCTATTCTGTAATTGTTGCTGCAATTGTATCAGTTGTTTCAGTTATATATCTTAAAGTCTCTGGTGCTTTTGAAAGGGAGGAGCAATAA
- a CDS encoding carbohydrate ABC transporter permease, translating to MKVNKIFKQTLFYIVIAGIILVILTPIYFLIVISLMSDQEAYDWPTQLVPSFFNRYKLEIVDGKYLISVYSNAKKQYSTLIQTSNFEELQKFVRSKTNSTIKKEIFDNEVKKLKKLIEQNEEEINKLRTQIKTFEAKLNRVTVNLVKLKSQLKKAKEANMENLIPIINENITKLEKEKNEYNTQLVNLNARLEEIGSVKFIVPKHLFDNYVNFFRVTSNALPALFRSIQVAVLTVLISLTIGGMAGYAFARYNFKGKNLLKLSVLFVRMFPGISIAMPMVIILINMGFYDRPIGLSLVYSVGQIGMTIWITASIFMGISTELEEAAMVFGTTRMGAFFKITLPLAFPGLAASAMYAFIGSWSETAQAIVLTQFNPTFPVVVYQTLVGAKGLINLTAAGGVSLALPAVVFTLIIRKYILQMWGGIKV from the coding sequence ATGAAAGTGAATAAAATTTTTAAACAAACATTATTCTATATTGTCATTGCTGGAATTATATTAGTTATTTTAACTCCTATTTATTTCCTAATTGTTATCTCTTTAATGTCAGACCAAGAAGCATATGATTGGCCAACTCAACTCGTTCCATCTTTCTTCAATAGATATAAGCTGGAAATTGTTGATGGAAAATATTTAATAAGCGTTTATAGTAATGCAAAAAAACAGTATTCTACATTAATACAGACTTCTAATTTTGAAGAACTTCAAAAATTTGTTAGAAGCAAAACAAATTCAACAATTAAAAAAGAAATCTTTGATAATGAAGTAAAAAAACTCAAAAAATTAATTGAACAAAATGAAGAAGAAATAAATAAACTTAGAACACAAATTAAAACTTTCGAAGCAAAACTTAATAGAGTAACGGTCAACCTTGTTAAATTAAAATCTCAACTTAAGAAAGCTAAAGAAGCAAATATGGAAAATCTAATACCTATTATCAATGAAAATATAACTAAGCTGGAAAAAGAAAAGAATGAATATAATACACAACTGGTTAATTTAAATGCAAGACTTGAAGAAATTGGAAGCGTAAAATTCATAGTTCCCAAACATCTATTTGATAACTATGTAAACTTTTTTAGAGTAACCAGCAATGCTTTACCCGCCTTGTTTAGGAGTATTCAAGTTGCAGTATTAACCGTTTTGATCTCACTAACAATTGGTGGAATGGCTGGCTATGCATTTGCTAGGTACAATTTTAAAGGTAAAAATCTTTTAAAATTAAGTGTTCTGTTTGTAAGAATGTTTCCCGGGATTTCAATTGCAATGCCGATGGTGATCATACTTATAAATATGGGATTCTACGATAGACCAATCGGTTTATCACTTGTATACTCTGTAGGACAAATTGGAATGACAATTTGGATCACAGCAAGTATATTTATGGGGATTTCTACCGAACTTGAAGAAGCTGCTATGGTATTTGGAACAACGAGAATGGGAGCCTTCTTTAAAATCACTTTACCTCTTGCATTCCCAGGTCTTGCTGCAAGTGCAATGTATGCTTTTATTGGTAGTTGGTCTGAAACTGCTCAGGCAATTGTTTTGACACAATTTAATCCTACATTCCCAGTTGTAGTATATCAAACTCTTGTTGGCGCTAAAGGTTTAATTAATCTAACTGCTGCTGGAGGAGTCTCGTTAGCACTTCCTGCCGTTGTTTTTACACTAATAATAAGGAAATATATACTCCAAATGTGGGGTGGAATAAAAGTTTAA
- a CDS encoding ABC transporter ATP-binding protein — MATLELINLSKRYGKKVWGAKGVNLKVNDGEFIVFLGPSGCGKTTTLRMIAGLEEVTEGKILIDGKDVTYLEPRKREVSMVFQSYAVWPHMTVYDNIAFPLKLRKMQESEIDEVVMEVAKMVKIEELLKRFPSQLSGGQRQRVALARALAVKPKIFLMDEPLSNLDAKLRVKMRTELKAIHHRTGATTIFVTHDQSEAMSMADRIVIMKDGKIVQVGTPDEVYFNCANTFVAGFIGTPPTNFFKMNVIRSNDEIHLKNEYIDIKVSEKVKKALERYNKDEIIVGIRPENLLITNNENEAIFKEKILVVEPQGSHQIIAVELGEQIVKIVAPAFPKYSADEIINVSLDHERLMLFDIDTEERLEGI; from the coding sequence ATGGCAACTTTAGAACTTATAAATCTTTCAAAAAGGTATGGAAAAAAGGTATGGGGTGCCAAAGGAGTAAATCTAAAAGTTAATGATGGTGAATTCATAGTCTTTCTTGGCCCTTCTGGTTGTGGTAAAACAACAACTTTAAGAATGATTGCAGGGCTTGAAGAAGTTACAGAAGGAAAAATATTAATTGACGGAAAAGATGTAACTTACTTAGAACCAAGAAAAAGAGAAGTAAGTATGGTTTTTCAAAGTTATGCTGTATGGCCACATATGACCGTATATGACAATATTGCATTTCCTTTAAAACTTAGAAAAATGCAAGAATCGGAAATTGATGAAGTTGTAATGGAAGTCGCAAAAATGGTAAAAATTGAAGAACTTTTAAAAAGATTTCCTTCTCAACTTTCAGGAGGACAAAGGCAACGTGTAGCATTAGCAAGGGCTTTGGCTGTCAAACCCAAAATCTTTTTAATGGATGAACCATTATCAAACCTCGATGCCAAATTAAGAGTTAAAATGAGAACCGAATTAAAAGCTATACATCACAGAACAGGTGCTACAACAATTTTTGTCACCCATGACCAATCTGAGGCCATGTCCATGGCAGATAGAATCGTAATTATGAAAGATGGAAAAATTGTACAAGTAGGTACTCCTGATGAAGTATATTTCAACTGTGCAAATACTTTTGTCGCTGGATTTATTGGAACTCCACCAACAAACTTTTTTAAAATGAATGTTATAAGAAGCAATGATGAGATTCATTTAAAAAATGAATACATTGACATAAAAGTTTCTGAAAAAGTCAAAAAAGCTCTTGAGAGATATAACAAAGATGAAATAATTGTTGGTATAAGACCTGAAAACCTTTTGATTACAAACAATGAAAATGAAGCTATCTTTAAAGAAAAAATTCTTGTAGTTGAACCTCAAGGATCACATCAAATAATTGCCGTTGAACTTGGCGAACAAATCGTTAAAATAGTTGCTCCTGCATTCCCAAAATATTCTGCAGATGAAATTATAAATGTTTCACTTGATCATGAAAGATTAATGCTTTTTGATATTGATACTGAAGAAAGATTGGAGGGTATTTAA